The following are from one region of the Stanieria sp. NIES-3757 genome:
- a CDS encoding putative CheA signal transduction histidine kinase, whose amino-acid sequence MTGKAYLTNVFIRFQNSLASVKLKQIENRKLMNNQDQPIEPNDLWDDELIHLFDDSENTKQDHKSASINVTEAEDYWSATSDLPEASSFTNQLESSSEPLAFLDLDLDEELGDLEAGGNPSEIIINTIEQDSSSTLTQDEPEDLLQFATEHQDKIDLNLEDLDLAENDLLERESARNDKLNWQDLEQELSITPASQTEQLNDLELQLCIQPNLDNLEQVNDLEELLELDSNLQEIIVDDSFEDLENIFEESLPSDTLGELDDLLEPSLLEPSLVKSYEPESKSFVKASSVRSTSQAQSPNNQTFDQTMRVSVRKLDSLNNMIGELVVKRNRLEEDQERLRLFLDNLLNHIQSLGDVGARMHDLYEKSLLEGALLASRQQNQSSKVSSRKTQSGFFNSNSEPEKDSDDELSALEMDRFTGFHLLSQDIVELIVRIREASSDIQFVVDETDKVTQSLRQVTIQLQEGINSSRMTPFGQTADRLPRAVRNISHQLKKQVELEIEGKEVLIDKMIVEHLYNPMTHLVNNAITHGIESPQERVLQGKPATGKIKIRAFIQGNQTVISVSDDGAGIDSERVKAKAVEKNLLTWAQAQNLSQQEVYDLLFHAGFSTKDKADDFAGRGVGMDVVSTDLKKIRGTINIESEVGKGTTFTIRLPLVLSICKALTCSYNNTRIAFPIDGVEEAKEYSLSEIQTNSNGVKCINWNNTLLPFQSLSNLLSYNRQLSRANIYGGSQTDEDTVSVIILHSGDHLLAVQVDQILGEQEIVIKQIEGPVPKPAGIAGATVLGDGTIMPIGDVLELIEIAQGKRTTEIGLNLWQSQTDRVQIPTEPIKNEPLVLVVDDSITVRELLTLSFNKLGYRVEQARDGQEGWDKLRNGLPCDMIFCDIEMPRMNGLELLSNLQKDEKLNLIPVAMLTSRGAEKHRKLATDLGAKAYLTKPYTEKELMDVAQRLIEINRANQAANSMVVNSKSTGVGQAQLSKDERTQPIVLIIDDSVTVRELLSMTFKKAGFQVEQARDGQEAWDKLKAGLDCDLAFCDIEMPRLNGLELLARLQEDEKLSSLPVAMLTSRGAQKMRNIAAKRGAKGYFVKPYVEDALLDAAHKMINGEILLENINLDNLEPAEH is encoded by the coding sequence ATGACTGGTAAGGCTTATCTTACCAACGTTTTTATTAGATTTCAGAATTCTTTAGCATCGGTTAAGCTTAAGCAAATCGAAAATAGAAAACTTATGAATAATCAAGACCAGCCTATAGAACCTAATGACCTCTGGGACGATGAATTAATACATTTATTTGATGATAGTGAAAATACGAAGCAAGATCATAAATCTGCTTCAATCAATGTTACTGAAGCTGAAGATTATTGGTCGGCAACTTCAGATTTACCAGAAGCATCTTCTTTCACTAACCAATTAGAATCAAGCTCAGAACCATTAGCCTTTCTTGATTTAGATTTGGATGAAGAACTAGGCGATTTAGAGGCTGGCGGTAACCCCAGCGAAATAATCATCAATACAATTGAACAGGATTCTTCGTCTACACTAACTCAAGATGAACCTGAAGATTTGCTTCAATTTGCTACAGAGCATCAAGATAAAATCGATTTAAATTTAGAAGATTTAGATTTAGCTGAAAATGATTTGTTAGAGCGAGAGTCAGCAAGAAATGACAAGTTAAATTGGCAAGATTTAGAACAAGAACTTTCGATTACACCAGCATCACAAACCGAACAATTAAATGATTTAGAACTTCAACTATGTATCCAGCCAAATCTCGACAACCTAGAGCAAGTTAACGACTTAGAAGAACTACTAGAATTAGATAGTAATCTTCAAGAAATTATTGTTGATGATAGTTTTGAAGATTTAGAAAATATTTTTGAAGAATCTTTACCTAGCGACACGTTAGGGGAATTAGACGATTTGCTTGAGCCATCTCTTCTCGAACCATCTCTTGTTAAAAGCTACGAACCTGAAAGTAAGTCTTTTGTAAAAGCAAGTTCGGTGCGGTCTACTTCCCAGGCGCAGTCGCCAAATAATCAAACTTTCGATCAAACAATGCGGGTGTCAGTTAGAAAACTAGACAGCCTTAATAATATGATTGGAGAGTTAGTTGTTAAACGCAACCGCCTAGAAGAAGACCAAGAACGTTTGCGTCTTTTCCTGGATAATTTGTTAAATCATATTCAATCTCTAGGGGATGTCGGTGCGAGAATGCACGACTTATATGAAAAATCCCTCTTAGAAGGTGCATTACTTGCCAGCCGTCAACAAAATCAGTCTTCTAAAGTTTCTTCTCGCAAAACCCAATCTGGTTTTTTCAATTCCAATTCCGAGCCAGAAAAGGATAGCGACGACGAACTCAGTGCTTTAGAAATGGATCGTTTCACTGGGTTTCACCTCCTTTCTCAAGACATTGTTGAATTAATTGTCCGAATTCGCGAAGCATCTTCTGATATTCAGTTTGTGGTTGACGAGACTGACAAAGTAACTCAATCATTGCGACAAGTTACCATTCAACTTCAAGAAGGAATCAATTCTTCGCGGATGACTCCGTTTGGTCAAACCGCAGACCGTTTACCGAGAGCAGTACGAAATATTTCCCATCAGTTAAAAAAACAAGTAGAACTAGAAATTGAAGGTAAGGAAGTATTAATCGACAAAATGATTGTTGAGCATCTTTATAATCCGATGACTCACCTAGTTAATAATGCCATTACTCACGGAATTGAATCTCCTCAAGAAAGAGTTTTACAAGGAAAACCAGCAACGGGGAAAATTAAGATTCGTGCTTTTATTCAAGGAAATCAAACAGTAATTTCTGTTTCTGATGATGGGGCTGGAATTGATTCTGAACGAGTCAAAGCCAAAGCAGTTGAAAAAAATCTTTTGACTTGGGCGCAAGCCCAAAACTTATCTCAACAAGAAGTATACGATTTGCTTTTCCATGCTGGTTTTAGTACCAAAGACAAAGCTGACGACTTTGCAGGACGAGGTGTGGGTATGGACGTAGTCAGTACCGACCTCAAAAAAATTCGCGGTACGATTAACATCGAATCAGAAGTGGGCAAAGGAACTACTTTTACAATTCGTCTCCCCTTAGTTCTCAGTATTTGTAAAGCCCTTACTTGTAGTTACAACAATACTAGAATTGCTTTTCCTATCGATGGGGTAGAAGAAGCCAAAGAATATTCTCTCAGCGAAATCCAAACTAATAGCAACGGAGTCAAATGTATTAACTGGAATAATACTTTATTACCTTTTCAATCTTTATCTAACTTGTTGTCCTACAATCGTCAGCTCAGTAGAGCAAATATTTACGGTGGTAGTCAAACCGACGAAGATACTGTTTCTGTAATTATTTTACATAGTGGAGATCATTTATTAGCGGTTCAAGTAGACCAAATTCTAGGAGAACAAGAAATAGTTATTAAACAAATTGAAGGTCCAGTACCCAAACCCGCAGGAATTGCTGGAGCAACTGTATTGGGAGATGGGACAATTATGCCCATTGGAGATGTTTTAGAACTAATTGAGATTGCTCAAGGTAAAAGAACTACAGAAATTGGACTCAATCTCTGGCAATCTCAGACAGATAGAGTCCAAATACCTACTGAACCAATCAAAAATGAACCCTTGGTATTGGTGGTTGACGACTCAATTACCGTCCGAGAATTGCTCACTCTTAGTTTCAATAAATTAGGTTATCGTGTCGAACAAGCTAGAGATGGTCAAGAAGGCTGGGATAAACTTCGCAACGGTTTACCTTGTGACATGATTTTCTGTGACATCGAAATGCCTAGAATGAACGGATTAGAATTGCTTTCTAATTTACAAAAAGATGAAAAACTTAATCTAATTCCTGTAGCAATGCTGACTTCTCGCGGTGCAGAAAAGCATCGAAAATTAGCCACAGATTTAGGAGCAAAAGCTTATTTAACCAAGCCTTATACCGAAAAAGAATTAATGGATGTGGCTCAACGTTTAATTGAAATTAATCGAGCCAATCAAGCTGCAAATTCGATGGTGGTTAACTCTAAATCTACTGGTGTTGGTCAAGCTCAATTAAGCAAAGATGAAAGAACTCAACCAATCGTTTTAATTATCGATGATTCAGTAACAGTTAGAGAGTTATTATCAATGACTTTCAAAAAAGCTGGTTTTCAAGTCGAACAAGCTAGAGATGGTCAAGAAGCTTGGGATAAATTAAAAGCTGGGTTAGATTGTGATTTAGCATTTTGTGACATAGAAATGCCGAGACTCAATGGTCTAGAGTTATTAGCTCGTTTGCAAGAAGATGAAAAACTTTCTTCTTTACCTGTAGCTATGTTGACATCTCGTGGAGCGCAAAAGATGCGTAATATTGCTGCTAAGAGAGGAGCAAAAGGTTATTTTGTGAAACCTTATGTAGAAGATGCTTTATTGGATGCTGCACATAAAATGATCAACGGAGAAATTTTACTTGAAAATATTAATTTAGATAATCTCGAACCCGCAGAACATTAA
- a CDS encoding formyltetrahydrofolate deformylase, giving the protein MTSPTATLLVSCPDRPGLVAKIANFIYSNGGNIIHADQHTDFTEGLFLIRIEWQLEGFLLPRDVINTAFAAIAARLGEAEIAKPIEATWQLHFSDTVPRIAIWVTKQDHCLLDLLWRHQAKELPAQIALIISNHDHLKPIAQQFNLDFYQFPITKDNKLEQEAKELELLQKYQIDLIVLAKYLQILSADFVTKFPNIINIHHSFLPAFPGANPYHRAYERGVKIIGATAHYVTADLDEGPIIEQEVVRVSHRDTVADLIRKGKDLERLVLSRAVRLHLQNRVLVYGNRTVVFS; this is encoded by the coding sequence ATGACATCTCCTACTGCAACCTTGCTTGTTTCTTGTCCCGATCGCCCTGGATTAGTAGCAAAAATTGCTAATTTTATCTATTCTAATGGTGGCAATATTATTCATGCCGATCAACACACAGATTTTACGGAGGGTTTATTTTTAATTAGGATTGAATGGCAGCTTGAAGGTTTTTTGTTACCCAGGGACGTAATTAATACAGCTTTTGCTGCGATCGCTGCGCGCCTCGGCGAAGCCGAGATCGCAAAACCTATTGAAGCAACCTGGCAATTACATTTTTCTGATACTGTTCCTAGGATTGCAATCTGGGTCACTAAGCAAGATCATTGTTTATTAGATTTACTATGGCGACATCAAGCTAAAGAACTTCCTGCTCAAATTGCATTAATAATTAGCAATCATGATCATTTAAAACCTATTGCTCAACAATTTAATTTGGATTTTTATCAATTTCCAATTACTAAAGATAATAAATTAGAACAAGAAGCTAAAGAGTTAGAGTTACTCCAAAAATATCAAATAGATTTAATTGTCTTAGCGAAATATCTGCAAATTCTCAGTGCTGATTTTGTAACGAAGTTTCCTAATATTATTAATATTCATCATTCATTCTTGCCCGCTTTTCCTGGAGCAAATCCCTATCATCGTGCTTATGAAAGAGGAGTCAAAATTATCGGTGCGACGGCTCATTATGTAACTGCTGATCTTGATGAAGGCCCTATTATTGAACAAGAAGTAGTTCGAGTTAGTCATCGCGATACTGTGGCGGATTTGATTCGCAAAGGTAAAGATTTAGAACGATTAGTTTTGTCTCGTGCGGTTAGACTGCATTTACAAAATCGAGTTTTAGTTTATGGTAATCGTACAGTAGTTTTTAGTTAA
- a CDS encoding hypothetical protein (protein of unknown function UPF0102) — translation MNKVGELGEKFVAQWLETQGYQLYYHRWRCRWGEIDLIFYEQNINNLVFVEVKTRSHKNWDANGLLAINHQKQHKLFLSAELFLSEHPELINFPCRFDVALVSYQQKLRQKNEFIFTLKEYIRAAFDFN, via the coding sequence ATGAATAAAGTTGGTGAATTAGGAGAAAAATTTGTGGCCCAATGGCTAGAAACCCAGGGCTATCAATTGTATTATCATCGTTGGCGTTGTCGTTGGGGAGAAATTGATTTAATCTTTTATGAACAAAATATTAATAATTTAGTATTTGTAGAAGTCAAAACCCGTAGCCACAAAAATTGGGATGCTAATGGATTATTGGCAATTAATCATCAGAAACAACACAAGCTTTTTTTGAGTGCTGAATTATTTTTATCAGAACATCCTGAATTGATTAATTTTCCCTGCCGTTTTGATGTCGCCTTAGTCAGTTATCAACAAAAACTAAGACAAAAAAATGAATTTATTTTTACTCTAAAAGAGTATATCCGAGCTGCTTTTGATTTTAATTAA
- a CDS encoding HAD superfamily hydrolase, subfamily IA, translating to MTQPKVIFFDAVGTLFGVRGSVGEAYQQIALKFGVETNAIDLNIAFLNSFKTAPPPIFPNVPLEYLPQQEYNWWFAIAQATFAQVGVLDQFNNFEVFFAELYHYFATEKPWYIYSDVLPTLQKWQSRGVELGIISNFDTRLEQVIELLNLKSFFKTITISSLVGAAKPESKIFLTALAKHNCSSQQAWHIGDSFTEDYQGANQIGMKAFWLNRSEELSFSKNQLPNLNRLG from the coding sequence ATGACACAACCAAAAGTAATTTTTTTTGATGCAGTAGGGACATTATTTGGCGTAAGAGGCAGTGTAGGAGAAGCTTATCAACAAATAGCCCTAAAGTTCGGAGTAGAAACTAATGCTATTGATTTAAATATCGCTTTTTTAAATAGTTTTAAAACAGCGCCTCCTCCTATTTTTCCCAATGTGCCATTAGAATATCTACCTCAACAAGAATATAATTGGTGGTTTGCGATCGCTCAGGCTACTTTTGCTCAAGTTGGGGTTTTAGATCAGTTTAATAATTTTGAAGTTTTTTTTGCTGAACTTTATCATTATTTTGCCACTGAAAAACCTTGGTATATCTATTCAGATGTATTACCAACTTTACAAAAATGGCAAAGCCGAGGTGTAGAGTTAGGAATTATTTCTAATTTTGATACTCGTTTAGAGCAGGTAATTGAATTATTAAATTTAAAATCATTTTTTAAGACAATCACAATTTCTAGTTTGGTTGGCGCAGCCAAGCCAGAGTCTAAAATTTTCTTGACTGCTTTAGCTAAACATAATTGTTCGTCTCAACAAGCTTGGCATATTGGTGATAGTTTTACCGAAGATTATCAAGGTGCTAATCAAATTGGGATGAAAGCATTTTGGTTAAATCGATCTGAGGAATTATCCTTCAGTAAAAACCAACTACCCAATTTAAATCGTCTGGGATAA
- a CDS encoding putative CheA signal transduction histidine kinase: MDTASQQRILGYFIEEAKEHLQTLEQGILQLSTAVKDTEMVNEMFRAAHSVKGGAAMLGYSTIQKTAHRLEDSFKVLREHPVNVDQKLESLFLTGYDYLQDLIERLESSPNFRDEDALEILEQAESNFTLLQNYLKELLAGNQSGITTSEASINIAEEIKETLKKMLSLFKQPDSPANRQQLQQLCQNLAKLAPEQPNWQNLIKTATLALANTKYPYNTVAQIVIKELKLCGDFLHGGQGEQIVPSNNLKQLAATATKTVPPGKVAQISIPVEPQAAAIALLKSFNKQQIAQIIKILSSQIQI, from the coding sequence TTGGATACGGCAAGTCAACAGAGGATTTTAGGCTATTTTATCGAAGAAGCAAAAGAACATCTCCAAACTTTAGAACAGGGGATTTTACAATTATCCACTGCGGTTAAAGATACAGAAATGGTTAATGAAATGTTCCGCGCAGCTCACTCGGTTAAAGGCGGTGCAGCAATGTTGGGTTATAGCACCATTCAAAAAACTGCTCATCGTCTAGAAGATTCTTTTAAAGTATTGCGGGAACATCCTGTCAATGTCGATCAAAAGCTAGAATCTCTTTTTTTGACAGGATATGATTATCTACAAGATTTAATTGAAAGACTAGAAAGCTCTCCTAATTTTCGTGATGAAGATGCTTTAGAAATCCTTGAACAAGCCGAGTCTAATTTTACTTTATTGCAAAATTATTTAAAAGAATTATTAGCAGGAAATCAATCGGGAATAACCACTTCAGAAGCTTCAATTAATATTGCCGAAGAAATTAAAGAAACTCTTAAAAAAATGTTGTCGTTATTTAAGCAGCCAGATAGCCCAGCAAATCGACAACAACTTCAACAATTATGTCAAAATTTAGCAAAATTAGCTCCTGAACAACCTAATTGGCAAAATTTAATTAAGACTGCTACTTTAGCCCTGGCTAATACTAAATATCCTTATAATACTGTTGCTCAAATTGTTATTAAAGAATTAAAACTCTGTGGCGATTTTCTTCATGGTGGACAAGGAGAGCAAATTGTCCCTAGTAATAATCTTAAACAATTAGCTGCTACTGCGACTAAAACTGTTCCCCCTGGTAAGGTTGCTCAAATAAGTATTCCTGTAGAACCTCAAGCTGCCGCGATCGCACTCCTTAAATCCTTTAATAAACAACAAATAGCTCAAATTATTAAAATTCTTTCTAGTCAAATTCAAATTTAG
- a CDS encoding hypothetical protein (Cupin 2 conserved barrel domain protein), with product MLVQKLNQMEEFIAGDGTRLRELLHPDKQPIELRYSLAHAIVPVGQTSIPHALTTSEVYYLLSGKGEMHIEEETQLIEAGDAVYIPPNAKQYIHNCGDEPLVFICIVDPAWQKEDETVFSVNSNQ from the coding sequence ATGCTGGTACAAAAACTCAATCAAATGGAAGAATTTATCGCTGGCGATGGTACTCGTCTGCGAGAGTTGTTACATCCAGATAAGCAACCGATAGAATTACGCTACAGTTTAGCTCACGCAATTGTTCCTGTGGGACAAACTTCTATTCCTCACGCTCTAACAACTTCAGAAGTATATTATCTCCTCAGTGGTAAAGGAGAGATGCACATTGAGGAAGAAACTCAACTTATAGAAGCTGGAGATGCAGTTTACATTCCTCCCAATGCCAAACAATATATTCATAATTGCGGTGACGAACCTTTAGTTTTTATCTGTATTGTCGATCCCGCTTGGCAAAAAGAAGACGAAACGGTTTTTTCAGTTAACAGTAATCAGTAG
- the ccmO gene encoding carbon dioxide concentrating mechanism protein CcmO, translating into MADLDLRRQRVTTQRRYQQQQQHPFQDSALGLVSTKSFPAIVGTADMMLKSAEVTMVGYEKTGSGHCTAVVRGNISDVRLAVEEGAKTAEKFGQLVSKLVIARPMPNLEAVFPIGSHLVELVQKRRGYSRLSNRSIGLIETRGFPAMVGAADAMLKSADVQLASYEKIGDGLCTAIIRGTVANVAVAIDAGMEAAERIGELHAVMIIPRLLEDLEHILPVSSYWIDEPEPLPVLLPNTVKEKEVVELPQADTKPMPLKRIVEIEEL; encoded by the coding sequence ATGGCTGACCTAGATTTACGGAGGCAGAGAGTTACTACCCAAAGACGATATCAACAACAGCAACAACACCCCTTTCAAGATAGCGCGCTTGGTTTAGTCTCTACTAAAAGTTTTCCCGCCATTGTTGGCACAGCAGATATGATGCTGAAATCCGCAGAAGTCACAATGGTGGGTTATGAAAAAACAGGCAGTGGACATTGTACTGCTGTTGTGAGGGGAAATATTTCTGATGTTCGTTTAGCGGTGGAAGAAGGTGCGAAAACTGCCGAAAAATTTGGTCAATTAGTCTCTAAGTTGGTAATTGCTCGTCCTATGCCCAATTTAGAAGCAGTTTTTCCTATTGGTTCTCATTTAGTCGAATTAGTACAAAAAAGACGAGGTTACAGTCGTCTCAGCAATCGTTCAATCGGTTTAATTGAAACGAGAGGCTTTCCTGCTATGGTAGGTGCTGCGGATGCGATGTTGAAATCGGCAGATGTACAGCTAGCTTCTTACGAAAAAATTGGTGATGGTTTATGTACCGCAATCATTCGTGGTACAGTAGCCAATGTTGCTGTTGCGATCGATGCAGGAATGGAAGCAGCCGAAAGAATTGGGGAACTACACGCTGTCATGATTATTCCTCGATTACTAGAAGATTTAGAACATATTCTACCTGTATCTAGTTACTGGATTGATGAACCCGAACCGTTACCAGTACTTTTACCCAATACTGTTAAGGAAAAAGAGGTAGTGGAATTACCTCAAGCAGATACTAAACCCATGCCTCTGAAAAGAATTGTTGAAATTGAAGAGCTTTAA
- a CDS encoding PilT protein-like protein, whose amino-acid sequence MSRWVLDASAILAFLNKEPGTEKVALILAEGAIVSTVNHSEVIAKLIEAGVPEAEVRVVLGYLNYTIINFDEESAWATARLRTLTKTVGLSLADRACLGLALQLNLPVATADRVWQKLSLKLQIEIVR is encoded by the coding sequence ATGAGTCGATGGGTACTTGATGCCAGTGCTATTCTTGCTTTTTTAAACAAAGAACCAGGTACAGAAAAAGTGGCACTAATTTTGGCAGAAGGAGCAATAGTCAGCACAGTCAACCACAGCGAAGTAATTGCTAAGTTAATAGAAGCAGGAGTACCAGAAGCAGAAGTTAGGGTAGTTTTAGGCTATCTCAACTACACAATAATTAACTTTGATGAAGAAAGTGCTTGGGCAACTGCCCGTCTTCGTACCTTAACAAAAACAGTAGGATTATCATTGGCCGATCGCGCTTGTTTGGGACTAGCACTTCAATTAAATTTACCCGTTGCTACAGCAGATCGAGTTTGGCAAAAGCTATCTCTCAAGCTTCAAATTGAAATTGTGCGTTAA